A window of the Pedobacter frigiditerrae genome harbors these coding sequences:
- a CDS encoding DoxX family protein → MNVIQKVEHWGDAHHAKWLDVVRIVLGLIIFTKGISLISDTGPQQELLLKNNVFGFSEMMSSVAIHLVAFAHLVGGILITIGLVTRFAVVIQIPILICAILFVNISNGFSGLNSELWLSVIVLFLLVLFWVVGSGPFSVDQQMRRKR, encoded by the coding sequence ATGAACGTTATCCAAAAAGTTGAGCATTGGGGCGATGCCCATCACGCAAAATGGTTAGATGTTGTTCGCATCGTATTAGGCTTAATAATTTTTACAAAAGGTATTTCGCTAATTAGCGATACTGGTCCACAGCAAGAACTCTTGTTAAAAAATAATGTTTTTGGTTTCTCAGAAATGATGTCGAGTGTTGCCATTCATTTGGTGGCTTTTGCACATTTGGTTGGCGGCATTTTAATCACCATTGGTTTGGTTACTCGATTTGCCGTAGTTATTCAAATTCCTATTTTAATTTGTGCCATTTTATTTGTTAATATTTCAAATGGCTTTTCTGGTTTAAATTCAGAATTGTGGCTTTCTGTAATTGTTCTATTTCTTTTGGTTCTATTCTGGGTTGTAGGCTCTGGTCCATTTTCTGTTGACCAGCAAATGAGAAGAAAACGTTAA
- a CDS encoding AsmA-like C-terminal region-containing protein: MLKKTIITLAIILAVLFAAAACIPLIFKKEIVAKVKSSINDKVNAKVDFAEFDLSLITSFPNLGIELNNLTVVGTDSFAKDTLANIKQLKLNLNLMSVIKGETYEINSVNLDEPIIYAKVLKSGKANWDIMKPDSSTTKVDTAKTTFKAALQKYTIENGKITYDDASLGFFMQAENLNHNGKGDFTQDIFTLNTQSDIEKLTVKYGGIPYLNKVKLDAGLPLDIDMKQMKFTFGENKIKLNELLLSAVGYLAMPNENDMVMDFKFDAQKSDLKNFLSLIPAIYAANFKDLEATGKFAMNGTAKGTYNDKSIPAFNVNLAIENGKIKYPSLPSAINNIQVKSTISNPDGVLDNTVVNVPAFHLEFGAAPIDGRLLVKNPMTDPFVDMALKGNLDLKQLTAIFPMKDMTLTGLLNADVQAAGRKSSIDKGQYQDFKASGQMQASNFVYTGKNVPMPVSVPSAKMSFSPQNITLSNLVAKVGKSDFAANGTINNYLSYVFKKNQLLKGNFNLTSNLIDVNELMGPPKATAETKAADAKMTVFEVPANIDFNLGVKAAKVNYDKYDISNAKGALQVKDKTVYFKDMALNMLAGTVKMNGSYATVDPKKPKVDIDFGIEKMDIQQAFNAFNTIKLLAPVAKFTKGTFSTNLKFDSDLDQNMMPIYSSINAEGLTNIIQALVEGFEPVNKLAAALGSTDMKKIELNNVLTKFKIANGRLNVSPFDIKAKGIVMNVAGSNGIDQTMDYNLALNVPRAMLGASANNAANAVIAGLNSKAGTNLSMGETVKVNAVLGGTFLKPTIKLKYGAGDGTAKSALNTVVSEKKAELQAKAQEKVDTLKKKAVEKATTEIGNKLKGLFGKKKTEN, translated from the coding sequence ATGTTAAAAAAAACCATCATCACGCTCGCCATTATATTAGCCGTTTTGTTTGCAGCTGCGGCTTGTATCCCCTTAATTTTTAAAAAGGAGATTGTTGCTAAAGTAAAATCATCTATAAATGATAAGGTAAACGCTAAGGTAGATTTTGCAGAATTTGATTTAAGCCTAATTACTTCTTTCCCCAATTTGGGTATAGAATTGAACAATTTAACTGTTGTTGGAACCGATAGTTTTGCGAAGGACACATTGGCAAATATTAAACAACTTAAGTTAAATCTCAATTTAATGAGTGTAATTAAAGGCGAGACCTACGAAATTAACTCTGTTAATTTGGATGAACCTATAATTTATGCTAAGGTTTTAAAAAGTGGTAAAGCCAATTGGGATATCATGAAGCCAGATAGTTCAACAACAAAAGTTGATACGGCTAAAACAACATTCAAAGCTGCACTTCAAAAGTATACCATTGAAAATGGGAAGATTACTTATGATGATGCTTCCCTAGGATTTTTTATGCAAGCCGAAAATCTAAATCATAATGGTAAGGGCGATTTTACTCAAGATATTTTCACCTTAAATACTCAATCTGATATAGAAAAATTAACCGTTAAATATGGAGGTATTCCATATTTAAACAAAGTGAAATTGGATGCAGGACTGCCTTTGGACATCGATATGAAACAGATGAAATTCACTTTCGGCGAAAACAAGATTAAGCTAAATGAACTACTGCTTTCTGCTGTTGGTTATTTGGCAATGCCGAATGAGAATGATATGGTAATGGACTTTAAATTTGATGCTCAAAAATCTGATTTGAAAAACTTTCTTTCTTTAATCCCGGCTATTTATGCTGCTAATTTTAAGGATTTAGAAGCAACAGGGAAATTTGCAATGAACGGAACTGCAAAAGGTACATATAACGATAAATCCATTCCTGCCTTTAACGTAAACTTGGCTATTGAAAATGGTAAAATCAAGTATCCTTCTTTGCCATCTGCGATAAATAACATTCAAGTTAAATCTACTATCTCTAATCCTGATGGAGTTTTGGACAATACAGTTGTAAATGTTCCAGCGTTCCATTTAGAGTTTGGTGCAGCACCAATTGATGGTCGTTTGCTAGTTAAAAATCCAATGACAGACCCATTTGTTGACATGGCTTTAAAAGGGAATTTAGATTTAAAACAATTAACAGCCATTTTCCCGATGAAAGATATGACTTTAACAGGTCTTTTAAATGCAGATGTTCAAGCAGCGGGTCGTAAATCTTCAATTGATAAAGGTCAATATCAAGATTTTAAAGCAAGCGGACAAATGCAAGCTAGCAACTTTGTTTACACTGGGAAAAATGTGCCTATGCCGGTTAGTGTGCCATCGGCGAAGATGAGTTTTAGTCCACAAAATATAACGCTAAGCAATCTGGTTGCAAAAGTGGGTAAAAGTGATTTTGCTGCCAATGGTACAATTAATAATTATTTGAGCTATGTATTTAAGAAAAATCAGTTATTAAAAGGGAATTTCAATTTAACATCAAATTTAATAGATGTGAACGAGTTGATGGGCCCGCCAAAAGCAACTGCAGAAACAAAAGCAGCAGATGCAAAAATGACAGTTTTTGAAGTGCCTGCAAATATTGATTTTAATCTTGGTGTAAAAGCGGCTAAGGTTAATTACGATAAGTATGACATCAGCAATGCGAAAGGGGCTTTACAAGTAAAAGATAAAACTGTTTATTTTAAGGATATGGCGTTAAATATGTTAGCTGGAACTGTAAAAATGAATGGCTCTTATGCAACTGTAGACCCTAAAAAACCAAAAGTAGATATTGATTTTGGTATAGAGAAAATGGATATACAGCAAGCATTTAATGCTTTTAATACCATTAAATTATTAGCTCCAGTAGCTAAGTTTACTAAAGGAACATTTTCTACTAACTTAAAATTCGATTCAGATTTAGACCAAAATATGATGCCGATTTATTCTTCAATAAACGCTGAAGGTTTAACAAATATCATTCAGGCTTTGGTAGAAGGTTTTGAGCCTGTAAATAAATTAGCCGCAGCTTTAGGCTCAACGGATATGAAAAAGATAGAGTTAAATAATGTTCTAACTAAATTTAAGATTGCAAATGGTCGTTTAAATGTTTCTCCATTTGATATTAAGGCCAAGGGCATTGTCATGAATGTAGCTGGTTCAAATGGTATAGACCAAACTATGGACTATAATTTAGCTTTAAACGTGCCAAGGGCGATGCTTGGTGCAAGTGCCAATAATGCTGCAAATGCAGTTATTGCAGGTTTAAACAGTAAGGCTGGAACGAATCTATCGATGGGCGAAACAGTAAAGGTTAATGCTGTTTTAGGCGGTACGTTCTTAAAACCAACTATCAAATTAAAATATGGAGCTGGAGATGGCACAGCCAAATCTGCATTGAATACAGTTGTTTCCGAAAAGAAAGCTGAGCTGCAAGCCAAAGCTCAGGAAAAAGTAGACACACTAAAAAAGAAAGCTGTTGAAAAAGCAACTACTGAGATTGGCAATAAATTAAAAGGTTTGTTTGGAAAGAAAAAAACGGAAAATTAA
- a CDS encoding M28 family peptidase, which yields MKRILFFALILLSISAFAQNQTANYFKLTRANFNEKNAYETTAFVEKYFRIPGNTGFNASIHHVEDILKKAGFVEQKNNEFEAPMTYRIEKRPMNRNTWEPVNASVTIVGESLPLIAYQTNRNMIPINCPSTPVGGITAEVIFVGKGAAADLEGKDLKGKIVFADAAAGRLISMAAKAGAIGVMGYSVPKYNQPEKHQTSISFGSMPANAGIWSLFLSYGVKEKLKAACLKGKVELKVNIETKIYKAEELTIVANVKGSVKPDERFVYSAHVQEPGANDNATGVGTLAEMARVTATLIKSGKLKPQRTLTFLWGDEIVSTRRYIVEDTTRAKGILWGMSLDMVGEDTEKTGGTFLLEKMPDPSAIWTRGTDKHSEWGAGDVKEKDLFPHYYNDFIFDICKTQGKFANWVVNYNPFEGGSDHTPFLQNKIPGLLMWHFTDVFYHTDNDRIGAVSATTMKNVGVCALTAAYTLVTADENTASATVAQVKNDALVRLKTEFELSKKAIADGKTVADEKHIIEVWGKYYTDALATIGTMAVAPKTTRIGSTIKVATLAIEKQTQAYLSELK from the coding sequence ATGAAAAGAATTCTTTTTTTTGCTTTAATTCTATTATCCATTAGTGCCTTTGCACAAAATCAAACTGCTAATTATTTCAAGCTCACACGTGCTAACTTCAACGAGAAAAATGCATATGAAACTACTGCTTTCGTAGAAAAATATTTTAGAATACCAGGCAATACTGGTTTTAATGCCAGCATCCACCATGTGGAAGATATATTGAAAAAAGCTGGCTTTGTTGAACAAAAAAACAATGAGTTTGAGGCGCCAATGACTTATCGCATTGAAAAACGCCCAATGAATAGAAATACTTGGGAGCCAGTAAATGCAAGTGTAACCATAGTTGGCGAGTCGTTACCACTAATTGCCTATCAGACTAATCGCAACATGATTCCAATTAATTGTCCATCAACACCTGTTGGAGGAATTACCGCAGAAGTAATTTTTGTGGGCAAAGGAGCTGCTGCAGATTTGGAAGGAAAAGATTTAAAAGGAAAAATCGTATTTGCAGATGCTGCTGCAGGAAGATTAATTTCAATGGCAGCAAAAGCTGGTGCAATTGGAGTAATGGGTTATTCGGTTCCTAAATATAATCAGCCAGAAAAACACCAGACTTCTATTTCGTTTGGAAGTATGCCCGCAAATGCAGGAATTTGGTCGCTGTTTTTATCTTATGGCGTGAAGGAAAAACTGAAAGCTGCTTGTTTAAAAGGAAAAGTAGAATTAAAAGTTAATATTGAAACTAAGATTTACAAAGCTGAAGAATTAACCATTGTTGCAAATGTAAAAGGAAGTGTAAAACCTGATGAACGTTTTGTTTATAGTGCTCATGTACAAGAACCTGGGGCGAATGATAATGCAACAGGCGTTGGTACTTTGGCAGAAATGGCAAGAGTAACTGCTACATTGATTAAATCTGGCAAATTAAAACCTCAACGTACTTTAACATTTTTATGGGGCGATGAAATTGTATCTACCAGAAGGTATATAGTTGAAGATACCACAAGAGCGAAAGGAATTTTGTGGGGAATGAGCTTAGACATGGTTGGTGAAGACACTGAAAAAACTGGTGGTACTTTCTTGTTGGAAAAAATGCCAGACCCTTCTGCAATTTGGACGCGTGGCACCGATAAACACAGCGAATGGGGTGCTGGTGATGTGAAAGAGAAAGACCTTTTTCCGCACTACTACAACGATTTCATTTTTGACATCTGCAAAACGCAAGGCAAGTTTGCTAATTGGGTAGTTAATTACAATCCTTTTGAAGGTGGAAGTGATCATACTCCATTTTTACAGAATAAAATTCCAGGTTTATTGATGTGGCACTTTACTGATGTATTTTACCACACTGACAATGATAGAATAGGTGCTGTTTCTGCTACAACAATGAAAAATGTTGGCGTTTGTGCATTAACGGCTGCTTATACTTTAGTAACTGCTGATGAAAATACGGCATCAGCTACTGTTGCCCAAGTAAAAAATGATGCATTAGTTCGCTTAAAAACTGAGTTTGAGTTGAGTAAAAAAGCTATCGCCGATGGCAAAACAGTAGCCGATGAAAAACATATCATTGAGGTTTGGGGTAAATATTATACCGATGCATTAGCTACTATTGGAACCATGGCTGTTGCTCCAAAAACCACTAGAATAGGTTCAACAATTAAGGTTGCAACTTTGGCAATTGAAAAACAAACACAAGCTTATTTGAGCGAGTTGAAGTAA
- a CDS encoding acyl-CoA thioesterase, whose amino-acid sequence MNFHTRKWIKPEDLNPNGGLFGGSLLKWIDEEAAIYAIVQLENPKVVTKYMSEINFVSSGKLGDIIELGMTATSFGTTSITMCCEVRNKITRKSILTIDKIVFVNINDYGEPTPHGKTKIKYIEEQFDDMTK is encoded by the coding sequence ATGAATTTTCACACTCGTAAATGGATAAAACCCGAAGACTTAAATCCTAATGGCGGCTTATTTGGTGGTAGCCTTTTAAAATGGATTGATGAAGAAGCAGCAATCTATGCGATTGTACAGCTCGAAAATCCAAAGGTTGTAACCAAGTATATGTCTGAGATTAACTTTGTAAGTTCTGGTAAACTTGGAGATATTATTGAGTTGGGAATGACAGCTACATCATTCGGTACAACTTCTATCACAATGTGTTGCGAGGTAAGAAATAAAATTACCCGCAAGAGCATTTTAACAATTGATAAAATTGTCTTTGTAAACATTAACGATTACGGTGAGCCAACACCACACGGCAAAACAAAGATTAAATATATCGAAGAGCAGTTTGATGATATGACTAAGTAG
- a CDS encoding shikimate kinase, with the protein MKVFLIGFMGCGKSTKAKQLAARLECPVIDLDAVIVAQEGKTIAEYFEAYGEASFRELESKTLKTYPYPETCVVATGGGLPCFFDNMDWMNENGKTVYLHMEPSMLVSRLHNRQKRPLIKDFDDEQLLAFIEKKLAERDPFYTKAQLIINAFDLDAETLEERLKEN; encoded by the coding sequence ATGAAAGTCTTCCTTATCGGATTCATGGGCTGCGGGAAAAGTACCAAAGCAAAACAGTTAGCTGCAAGATTAGAATGCCCAGTAATTGATTTAGATGCTGTAATTGTAGCGCAAGAAGGGAAAACCATTGCCGAATATTTTGAGGCTTATGGAGAAGCTTCATTCCGTGAGTTAGAGAGTAAAACCTTAAAAACTTATCCTTATCCAGAAACTTGTGTTGTGGCAACTGGCGGAGGTTTGCCTTGCTTTTTTGATAACATGGATTGGATGAATGAAAATGGCAAAACTGTTTATTTGCACATGGAACCTTCGATGTTGGTTTCACGTTTGCATAACCGCCAAAAAAGACCTTTGATAAAAGATTTTGATGATGAGCAACTTTTAGCTTTTATAGAAAAGAAGCTTGCAGAAAGAGACCCATTTTATACTAAAGCTCAGTTGATTATCAACGCTTTTGATTTGGATGCGGAAACTTTGGAAGAACGTTTAAAAGAAAATTAG
- a CDS encoding ABC transporter permease, whose protein sequence is MGAYALRKLLYGFAVMGGVILVVFVLFNILPGDPARMTMGQRSDVQSLEAVRKEFGLDRSKPVQFFLYINDLSPLSIHPFTKENQEKYHYQKLFKVGNDVVVIKVPYLRRSYQTKRDVTTILSETVPNTFVLALTAMIFATIIGVLLGVVSAVHQGTWIDNLANAFAILGISAPSFFAGIIIAWLFGFLLADYTGLNMSGSLYSYDPFKGQIITWKNLWLPMVTLGLRPLAIIVQLTRSAMLDVLAQDYIRTARAKGLGRYAIIYKHALRNALNPVITAISGWFASLLAGSFFVEYIFGYNGLGRTTVTALEMSDFPVVMGSILFIAFVFVVVNILVDLLYAWVDPRVKLS, encoded by the coding sequence ATGGGAGCATACGCATTAAGAAAATTACTTTATGGCTTCGCAGTAATGGGAGGTGTAATTTTAGTGGTTTTTGTGCTGTTTAATATTTTGCCTGGCGACCCAGCTAGAATGACAATGGGTCAGCGTTCAGATGTACAATCTCTAGAAGCAGTAAGGAAAGAATTTGGTTTAGACCGTTCTAAACCTGTTCAGTTTTTTCTTTACATCAATGATTTATCTCCACTAAGTATTCATCCATTTACAAAAGAAAATCAGGAGAAATATCATTACCAAAAGCTTTTTAAAGTTGGGAATGATGTTGTAGTAATTAAAGTGCCTTATTTGAGAAGGTCATATCAAACTAAAAGAGATGTAACAACTATCCTTTCAGAAACTGTACCTAATACGTTTGTACTAGCGCTTACTGCAATGATTTTTGCAACGATAATTGGTGTTTTACTGGGTGTTGTTTCGGCAGTGCACCAGGGAACTTGGATTGATAATTTAGCAAACGCATTTGCTATTTTAGGTATTTCTGCTCCATCCTTTTTTGCAGGAATTATCATCGCTTGGTTATTTGGATTTCTATTGGCAGATTACACAGGTTTAAATATGAGTGGTAGTTTATATAGCTACGACCCTTTCAAAGGACAAATTATCACTTGGAAAAACCTATGGTTGCCAATGGTTACTTTAGGATTAAGGCCATTAGCAATTATAGTTCAGTTAACACGCAGTGCGATGTTAGATGTGCTGGCTCAAGATTACATCCGTACGGCTAGAGCTAAAGGATTAGGTCGTTATGCAATAATTTATAAACACGCATTAAGAAATGCCTTAAATCCTGTTATTACGGCAATTTCTGGTTGGTTCGCTTCTTTATTGGCTGGTTCTTTCTTTGTTGAATATATTTTTGGTTATAATGGCCTAGGTAGAACAACAGTTACAGCTTTAGAAATGTCTGATTTCCCAGTTGTAATGGGCTCTATATTATTCATCGCTTTTGTGTTTGTCGTAGTAAATATATTAGTGGATTTATTATATGCTTGGGTAGACCCGAGAGTGAAGCTTTCATAG
- a CDS encoding BT_3928 family protein, with amino-acid sequence MQKVALNFSRWFVGILFIFSGLIKANDPLGFGYKLQEYFEVFHMDFLNSWATGIAIILCVLEIVLGALLLFGFWKNQVTKGLLGLILFFTFLTFVSAAFKVVTSCGCFGDAIPLTPWQSFTKDLILLVLIVYLFINRERINPITTNVKLQKSLSIGVFAASLLFGIYTYNFLPIIDFLPYKVGSSIPESMKLPPGAAQDEYLIMYQLKNKKTNETKTMSDKDYMAQEIWKDENWEVVGTPDRKLIKKGYDIKIKDLLITDASGTDYTKEIVENPYYNLVVVAYNLKDANEKAVQEINALALNATDQFNIRTVLLTSNSAQDADAFSKKNKLFAEVFYADAVPLKSMVRANPGVLLLKNGVIINKWHFQTLPSFDKLSEKYFSK; translated from the coding sequence ATGCAAAAAGTAGCTCTAAATTTCTCTAGGTGGTTTGTCGGAATTTTATTCATCTTTTCGGGCCTAATCAAGGCTAATGACCCACTTGGCTTTGGCTATAAACTACAGGAATACTTTGAAGTTTTCCATATGGATTTCCTAAACAGTTGGGCAACTGGTATAGCCATCATTTTATGTGTTTTAGAAATTGTTTTGGGTGCCTTACTGCTATTTGGCTTTTGGAAAAATCAAGTTACAAAGGGTTTACTTGGCTTGATCCTATTTTTTACGTTCCTAACATTTGTTTCTGCAGCATTTAAAGTTGTAACTTCTTGTGGTTGTTTTGGAGATGCTATTCCGCTAACACCTTGGCAGTCGTTTACTAAAGATTTAATCCTTTTGGTATTGATTGTTTACCTATTCATCAACAGGGAAAGGATAAATCCAATAACCACTAATGTGAAATTACAAAAAAGCTTATCTATTGGAGTTTTTGCAGCTTCATTATTATTTGGAATTTATACCTATAATTTCCTTCCAATCATAGATTTTCTACCTTATAAAGTTGGTTCAAGTATTCCAGAATCGATGAAACTTCCGCCAGGTGCGGCGCAAGATGAGTACTTGATTATGTACCAGCTTAAGAACAAAAAAACTAACGAAACCAAAACAATGAGCGATAAAGATTACATGGCTCAAGAAATTTGGAAGGATGAAAACTGGGAAGTTGTAGGTACACCCGATAGGAAGTTAATTAAAAAAGGCTACGATATTAAAATCAAAGATTTATTAATTACTGATGCATCGGGAACAGATTATACTAAAGAAATTGTAGAAAATCCATATTATAATTTAGTTGTTGTAGCCTATAATTTAAAAGATGCGAATGAAAAGGCAGTTCAAGAAATTAATGCTTTAGCTTTAAATGCTACTGACCAATTTAACATCAGAACAGTTTTATTGACCTCAAATTCTGCTCAAGACGCAGATGCTTTTAGTAAGAAAAATAAACTTTTTGCTGAGGTGTTTTATGCTGATGCTGTTCCGCTTAAAAGTATGGTAAGAGCAAATCCTGGTGTTTTATTATTGAAAAATGGCGTGATTATTAATAAATGGCATTTCCAAACCTTACCCTCATTCGATAAGTTATCAGAAAAGTATTTTAGTAAATAA
- a CDS encoding DUF1599 domain-containing protein has protein sequence MAVNTSHEYDSVIAVCKSLFLKKTKDYGTAWRILRPSSITDQIFIKAQRIRTLEEKKVSKVGEDITSEYIGIVNYCVIAMLQLDLTDSDPNEMEVELVENLFDKRVNETKELMFAKNHDYGEAWRDMRISSLTDLILMKIFRVKQIEDNLGQTVASEGVKANYQDMLNYAVFALIKLGVK, from the coding sequence TTGGCAGTAAACACATCACACGAGTACGATAGCGTAATAGCGGTATGTAAATCGCTTTTTTTAAAGAAGACAAAAGATTATGGAACGGCTTGGCGCATTCTTAGGCCTTCGTCTATAACCGACCAAATTTTTATTAAGGCGCAACGTATTCGTACGCTCGAAGAAAAGAAAGTTTCTAAAGTGGGAGAGGACATTACCTCAGAATATATTGGTATTGTAAATTACTGTGTAATTGCAATGCTTCAATTAGATTTAACCGATAGCGACCCTAATGAAATGGAAGTTGAGTTGGTAGAAAATCTTTTTGATAAAAGAGTTAATGAAACTAAAGAATTGATGTTTGCTAAAAACCACGATTATGGTGAAGCTTGGAGAGATATGCGAATTAGTTCTTTAACTGATTTGATATTGATGAAGATATTTAGGGTTAAGCAAATTGAGGACAACTTAGGCCAAACGGTTGCTTCTGAAGGTGTAAAAGCAAATTATCAAGATATGTTAAACTATGCAGTTTTTGCATTGATTAAACTTGGCGTTAAATAA
- the folP gene encoding dihydropteroate synthase produces the protein MMAKDTFLNRKVTLNSKGKLIDLSTPVVMAILNITPDSFYGNSRISNIDEALKTTERFINEGAKFIDIGAYSSRPGAADVSEDEELQRLISIVEAIAKEFPESLISIDTFRAKVAEESINAGAHMINDISAGNLDSAMFETVAKLQVPYVMMHMKGTPQNMQENPTYENVTLDVLNYFSEKISTLKKLGVKDIVIDPGFGFAKTITHNYEVLQQLQSFSIFELPMLVGFSRKSMITKVLNNKSADALNGTSILNTAALLKGASILRVHDVKEAVECIKLTERIKNP, from the coding sequence ATGATGGCTAAAGATACATTTTTAAACCGAAAAGTAACACTAAATAGCAAAGGGAAACTGATAGATTTAAGTACCCCAGTGGTAATGGCTATCTTAAATATTACCCCTGATTCATTTTATGGAAACAGCCGAATAAGCAACATTGATGAGGCTTTAAAAACAACTGAAAGATTCATAAATGAAGGCGCAAAATTTATAGACATTGGTGCTTACTCTTCTCGTCCTGGTGCAGCAGATGTTAGTGAAGATGAAGAGTTGCAACGGTTAATCTCTATAGTTGAGGCAATTGCTAAAGAATTTCCTGAATCACTGATTTCGATAGATACATTTAGGGCCAAGGTTGCAGAAGAAAGCATTAATGCGGGTGCCCATATGATTAATGATATTTCTGCTGGCAATTTAGATAGCGCTATGTTTGAAACAGTTGCCAAATTGCAAGTTCCTTACGTAATGATGCACATGAAAGGAACTCCTCAAAACATGCAGGAAAATCCCACATACGAAAATGTAACATTAGATGTTTTAAATTATTTCTCTGAAAAAATCTCAACGCTAAAAAAATTAGGAGTAAAAGATATTGTTATTGACCCTGGCTTCGGATTTGCAAAAACAATTACACACAATTATGAAGTTTTGCAACAACTGCAAAGTTTTTCAATTTTTGAATTACCAATGTTAGTAGGTTTTTCTAGGAAATCGATGATAACTAAGGTCTTGAATAATAAATCAGCTGATGCTTTAAACGGGACAAGCATACTAAACACAGCAGCTTTACTAAAAGGAGCTTCAATTTTAAGGGTTCACGATGTAAAAGAAGCAGTGGAATGTATAAAACTGACAGAAAGAATTAAAAATCCTTAA
- the cdaA gene encoding diadenylate cyclase CdaA yields the protein MKGLDFDFLKFTWISAIDIIVVAILIYYIYSLIKNTLAVNLLLGLLIIFLFYHLVKSLHMDLLSAIINKFMAVGIMALVIIFQPEIRRFLLHIGKSTSLQKNKAWWGYLFGSKDLERDNLIRIKPIIDACKSMKKTRTGALIVFVKFYDDELFNNSCEIIDSKISKRLLESIFQKYSPLHDGAVVISENKIKSASCILPLTDNDKLPTHFGLRHRAGIGVSETTDAVAVIISEETGEIAYAKQGRVRMNVSFGELEKLLNKDF from the coding sequence ATGAAAGGTCTTGATTTTGATTTTCTGAAATTTACGTGGATTAGTGCAATTGATATTATCGTTGTAGCTATTTTAATCTATTACATTTACAGCTTAATCAAAAATACGCTTGCGGTAAATCTACTGCTAGGCTTACTCATCATATTCTTGTTTTACCACCTAGTGAAAAGCCTTCACATGGATTTGTTATCTGCTATCATTAACAAATTTATGGCAGTTGGTATCATGGCATTGGTCATTATTTTCCAACCAGAGATTAGAAGATTTTTACTACACATAGGAAAAAGCACATCCTTACAAAAAAACAAAGCTTGGTGGGGTTATTTATTTGGCAGCAAAGATTTAGAACGAGATAACCTAATTAGGATTAAGCCAATTATAGATGCTTGTAAGAGCATGAAAAAAACAAGAACTGGTGCCTTAATCGTTTTCGTTAAGTTTTATGATGATGAACTTTTTAATAATAGTTGCGAAATTATCGACTCTAAAATTTCTAAAAGGTTATTGGAAAGTATATTTCAAAAATATAGTCCGTTGCATGATGGTGCTGTAGTTATTTCTGAAAATAAGATTAAAAGTGCCAGTTGTATTCTACCATTAACAGATAACGATAAATTACCAACCCATTTCGGCTTAAGGCACAGAGCAGGAATTGGAGTTTCTGAAACTACCGATGCTGTAGCCGTTATCATTTCTGAAGAAACTGGAGAAATTGCTTATGCCAAACAAGGCAGGGTGAGAATGAATGTTTCTTTCGGGGAATTAGAGAAGCTACTCAATAAAGATTTTTAG
- a CDS encoding BrxA/BrxB family bacilliredoxin — protein MYPEYLVEPMRAELTNVGFEELKSAEAVDSAIKGEGTVFVVVNSVCGCAAANARPAAKIAAANAKHPDKLVTVFAGMEKEAVDKARGYMMPFPPSSPSMALFKDGKLVHMIERHQIEGRPAQMIADSLIGAFEQYC, from the coding sequence ATGTATCCTGAATATTTAGTAGAACCTATGCGTGCTGAGTTAACCAACGTAGGTTTTGAAGAATTAAAATCTGCAGAAGCAGTAGATAGCGCAATTAAAGGCGAAGGAACTGTATTTGTTGTAGTAAACTCTGTTTGTGGTTGTGCAGCAGCAAATGCTCGTCCAGCAGCTAAAATTGCAGCAGCAAATGCTAAACACCCAGATAAATTGGTAACAGTTTTTGCTGGTATGGAAAAAGAAGCGGTTGATAAAGCTAGAGGTTATATGATGCCTTTCCCTCCATCATCTCCTTCAATGGCGTTATTTAAAGATGGTAAATTGGTGCACATGATAGAGCGCCATCAGATTGAAGGACGCCCTGCGCAAATGATAGCCGATAGCTTAATTGGTGCGTTTGAGCAGTATTGCTAA